From a single Helicovermis profundi genomic region:
- the asnA gene encoding aspartate--ammonia ligase, with the protein MSKLFVPKDYKATLGLLETEIAIKEIKDFFQVKLAEELNLKRVSAPLFVRPETGLNDNLNGTERAVGFDIPDAKSTVQIVHSLAKWKRMALYRYKFNVGEGLYTDMNAIRRDEELDNLHSVYVDQWDWEKIIRKEDRTEEKLKEIVKGIYKVFKETGKYVHSLYPKIGETLPDDIFFITTQELEDKYPEMTPKEREDIITKEKKAVFIMKIGGALVSGDKHDGRAPDYDDWELNGDIIFWNPMMDSAFELSSMGIRVDEKSLDKQLTIAGCDDRRGSEFHSMLLNRELPYTVGGGIGQSRICMYFLQKAHIGEVQASTWPEEMKKECKKVGIELL; encoded by the coding sequence ATGTCAAAATTATTTGTACCAAAAGATTACAAAGCAACACTTGGATTATTAGAAACTGAAATAGCTATAAAAGAAATTAAAGATTTTTTTCAAGTAAAATTAGCAGAAGAGCTTAATTTAAAAAGAGTTTCAGCACCTTTATTTGTTAGACCTGAAACTGGACTTAATGATAACTTAAATGGAACAGAAAGAGCTGTAGGTTTTGATATTCCAGATGCAAAAAGTACTGTTCAAATTGTTCATTCTCTTGCAAAGTGGAAGAGAATGGCACTATATAGATATAAGTTTAATGTTGGAGAAGGTCTTTATACTGATATGAATGCAATAAGACGTGATGAAGAACTAGATAATCTACATTCTGTATATGTTGACCAGTGGGACTGGGAAAAAATAATTAGAAAAGAAGATAGAACAGAAGAAAAATTAAAAGAAATTGTTAAAGGCATTTACAAAGTTTTTAAGGAAACAGGTAAATACGTGCATTCTTTGTATCCTAAAATTGGTGAGACTCTGCCAGACGATATTTTCTTTATTACTACTCAAGAACTTGAAGATAAATATCCCGAAATGACTCCAAAAGAAAGAGAAGATATAATAACAAAAGAAAAAAAAGCAGTCTTTATTATGAAAATTGGTGGTGCATTAGTTTCTGGAGATAAACATGATGGACGTGCACCTGACTACGATGATTGGGAGCTAAATGGGGATATTATTTTCTGGAATCCGATGATGGATAGTGCATTTGAACTTTCTTCTATGGGAATTAGAGTAGATGAAAAATCTTTAGACAAACAGCTTACTATAGCAGGTTGTGATGATAGACGTGGAAGTGAATTTCATTCAATGTTACTAAATAGAGAGCTACCTTATACTGTTGGTGGTGGAATTGGACAATCAAGAATATGTATGTATTTCCTTCAAAAAGCACATATTGGAGAGGTACAAGCAAGTACTTGGCCTGAAGAAATGAAAAAAGAATGTAAAAAAGTAGGAATTGAGTTATTATAA
- the kynU gene encoding kynureninase, giving the protein MFDATKEYALKLDLEDESKKFRDRFYIQNDLIYMDGNSLGMMSIDAETCVNRVLNEWKTLAINGWSDAKIPWFYYAEELAKKMSKFMGTSENEIIIHSSATINLHIGLSIFYKPEGIRSKIIMDELNFPSDIYAVKSHIKSLGYEVEEVLELIKSNDGKTINEDDIINSFTNEIALVILPSVLYRSGQLLNIERITKEAHKKGIYVLFDLCHSAGAFRHELSKWDVDFAFWCGYKYFNNGPGGVASIYINKKHFDRETGLAGWFGYKKESQFDMKLDFVKSKNAGGFQISTPHLLSMAPLEGSLNIFEEAGIDNLRSKSLKLTDYLIFLIEKKLSKFDFTIGTPKEHSRRGGHVALEHDDAIRINEAIKNNNIIPDFRFPNTIRLAPIALYTSFFEVWKVVDIIEKIMMNEEYKKFDDKRSTIA; this is encoded by the coding sequence ATGTTTGATGCAACTAAAGAGTATGCTTTAAAACTTGATTTAGAAGATGAATCAAAAAAGTTTAGAGACAGGTTTTATATTCAAAATGATTTGATTTATATGGATGGAAATTCTCTGGGTATGATGTCAATTGATGCAGAAACATGTGTTAATAGAGTGCTTAACGAGTGGAAAACTCTTGCTATTAATGGTTGGTCAGACGCTAAAATTCCTTGGTTTTATTATGCTGAAGAATTGGCGAAAAAAATGAGTAAATTTATGGGAACCTCAGAAAATGAGATTATTATTCATAGTTCAGCCACAATAAATCTTCATATTGGATTATCTATATTTTATAAACCAGAAGGAATCAGAAGCAAAATAATTATGGACGAACTTAATTTTCCTTCTGATATTTATGCAGTAAAAAGCCATATTAAAAGTTTAGGATATGAAGTAGAAGAAGTGCTTGAGCTTATAAAAAGCAATGATGGTAAGACGATTAATGAAGATGATATTATAAATTCTTTTACGAATGAAATTGCGCTAGTAATTTTGCCGAGTGTTTTATACAGAAGTGGTCAGCTTTTAAATATAGAAAGAATTACAAAAGAAGCGCATAAGAAAGGAATCTATGTTCTATTTGATTTATGTCATTCTGCAGGAGCGTTTAGACATGAATTATCTAAATGGGATGTTGATTTTGCATTTTGGTGTGGATACAAATATTTTAATAATGGACCAGGTGGAGTAGCAAGTATTTATATTAATAAAAAACATTTTGATAGAGAAACCGGGCTTGCGGGTTGGTTTGGATATAAAAAAGAGAGTCAATTTGATATGAAATTAGACTTTGTTAAGTCAAAAAATGCGGGTGGTTTTCAAATAAGTACTCCACATTTACTAAGTATGGCGCCACTTGAAGGTTCTCTTAATATATTTGAAGAAGCTGGAATAGATAATTTAAGAAGTAAATCGTTAAAGCTTACGGATTATTTGATATTTTTGATTGAAAAAAAACTTAGTAAATTTGATTTTACAATAGGAACTCCAAAAGAACATTCAAGGCGTGGTGGACATGTTGCATTAGAGCATGATGACGCAATAAGAATAAATGAAGCAATTAAAAATAATAATATTATACCAGATTTTAGATTTCCAAATACAATCAGACTTGCACCGATTGCTCTATATACTTCTTTTTTTGAAGTGTGGAAAGTGGTTGATATAATAGAAAAAATTATGATGAACGAAGAATATAAAAAATTTGATGATAAAAGAAGTACAATTGCTTAA
- a CDS encoding MmcQ/YjbR family DNA-binding protein produces MTREDVVKYFLSKPYAIEYYPFDMVTAVFKVGGKMFALISDHEKDRLSINLKNTPEDNIELREMFKEIIPGYHMNKTHWNTVYLDGELEETLIKRLIDDSYNIVYKSLTKKVKKELEL; encoded by the coding sequence ATGACTAGAGAAGACGTAGTTAAATATTTTTTAAGTAAGCCATATGCTATAGAATATTACCCATTTGATATGGTTACTGCTGTTTTTAAAGTAGGCGGGAAAATGTTTGCACTTATTAGCGATCATGAAAAAGATAGATTAAGTATTAATCTAAAAAATACACCGGAAGATAATATTGAACTTAGGGAAATGTTTAAAGAGATAATTCCAGGTTATCATATGAATAAGACTCATTGGAATACAGTCTATTTAGATGGTGAATTAGAAGAAACATTAATTAAAAGACTTATAGATGATTCTTATAATATTGTATATAAATCTCTTACAAAGAAGGTTAAAAAAGAATTAGAACTATAG
- a CDS encoding thioredoxin family protein: MKTLIHDFSMSLEEFYNNLPVLQGHYYAKIEKENQDYCTSSNIDFNQSKTKYIIAFAYRFCIDSIVNLNALKCFDKNSNIVVKVIINEDIIKNKFTNIATPILVGLDENYSVLWQWNRTPKFIENIENNSPQQEVIVKKMLYRKGVYIKNTFEELVDLISKN; this comes from the coding sequence ATGAAAACACTAATACATGATTTTTCAATGTCACTAGAAGAATTTTATAATAATCTACCAGTTTTACAAGGTCACTACTATGCAAAAATAGAAAAAGAAAATCAAGATTATTGTACTAGTAGTAATATTGATTTTAATCAATCAAAAACAAAATACATTATTGCTTTTGCATATAGATTTTGTATTGATAGCATTGTAAATTTAAACGCATTAAAATGTTTTGATAAAAATAGCAATATTGTTGTCAAAGTAATCATTAATGAAGATATTATTAAAAATAAATTTACTAACATCGCTACGCCAATTCTAGTAGGCTTAGATGAAAATTACTCTGTCCTTTGGCAGTGGAACCGAACGCCAAAATTTATAGAAAACATTGAAAATAATTCTCCCCAGCAAGAAGTAATTGTAAAAAAAATGCTTTACAGAAAAGGTGTATACATTAAGAATACTTTTGAAGAATTAGTAGATTTAATTAGTAAAAACTAA
- a CDS encoding IS110 family transposase produces the protein MSNYYHLPVVGIDVAANFSVVTALKPNGDVFRKNLKISHTLGGFNKLLLFLQKIEEEFNDSPKVFCESTGIYHLTLLHFLVKNQIDIHVINPLITNSNKNSNIRKVKTDKLDSLSIAKICKFDNVKTSTFTSEEFLHLKLLVREYYKVVDLKANLKKTFSNNIYINYPGLQNAFANITGKTPLIFIRKYPTPKHLLNAEPKVVIELLTKSSRRGSSWANNKYNKLIKIANSANIIGITPLLFESKVIRFSESFDFYTNQLRNIVDEIHQYIDNASFGEVFKQNINLLKSFKGLGDITAITLLVEMGDINNFSKPQQLVAFFGVDPSVNQSGNFSGDRNKMSKRGTAIGRRALYTVALASIRTSKNKKPINLVLYEYYHIALDKKKKKVKLVAVMNKLLRYIFSILKNQKPYEVRNPLVHKRMFLESKLHNPVAA, from the coding sequence ATGTCTAACTATTACCATTTGCCTGTTGTAGGCATTGATGTTGCTGCTAATTTTTCAGTAGTTACTGCTTTAAAACCTAATGGCGACGTATTCCGTAAGAACCTTAAAATTAGCCATACACTTGGGGGCTTCAATAAACTTCTTCTTTTTCTACAAAAAATTGAAGAAGAGTTTAACGATAGTCCCAAAGTATTTTGCGAATCCACGGGAATATATCATCTTACTCTTCTTCATTTTCTTGTTAAAAATCAGATTGATATACATGTAATAAATCCTCTGATAACTAATTCTAACAAGAATTCGAACATAAGAAAAGTAAAAACTGATAAATTAGATTCTCTTTCCATCGCAAAAATTTGTAAATTTGATAATGTAAAGACTTCAACATTCACTAGTGAGGAGTTTTTACACCTTAAACTCCTAGTTCGTGAGTATTACAAAGTTGTTGATTTAAAGGCAAATTTGAAAAAAACTTTCTCAAATAATATTTATATTAACTATCCAGGACTTCAAAATGCATTTGCTAATATAACAGGTAAGACACCTTTAATATTTATTAGAAAATATCCAACACCTAAACATCTTCTTAACGCTGAGCCCAAAGTTGTTATTGAACTTCTAACAAAGTCATCAAGACGTGGTTCTAGTTGGGCTAATAATAAATATAACAAACTTATAAAAATCGCTAATAGTGCCAATATCATTGGTATTACTCCCTTGCTTTTTGAATCTAAAGTAATACGTTTTAGCGAAAGTTTTGATTTTTATACAAATCAACTTAGAAATATTGTAGATGAAATTCACCAATATATTGACAATGCCTCTTTTGGAGAAGTATTTAAACAAAATATTAATCTTCTTAAAAGTTTCAAAGGTCTTGGTGATATAACTGCAATTACTTTGTTAGTTGAAATGGGTGATATTAATAATTTTTCTAAGCCTCAACAACTTGTAGCTTTTTTCGGTGTAGATCCTAGCGTTAATCAATCTGGCAATTTTAGCGGTGATCGCAATAAAATGTCCAAACGTGGTACTGCTATAGGTAGAAGAGCTTTGTACACAGTCGCTCTTGCTTCAATACGTACAAGTAAAAATAAAAAGCCAATAAATCTTGTTTTGTATGAATATTATCACATAGCCCTTGATAAGAAAAAGAAAAAAGTTAAACTTGTAGCTGTTATGAATAAACTACTTCGCTATATTTTTTCAATACTAAAAAATCAAAAACCATATGAAGTTAGAAATCCACTCGTCCACAAAAGGATGTTTTTAGAATCTAAACTTCATAATCCTGTTGCTGCTTAA
- a CDS encoding HAD family hydrolase, with the protein MFSKYDAVIFDLDGTLVDSMWMWLQIDIDFLASKGKKVPKNLQKNIEGMSFTETANYFINEFNLSESVEELKIIWREMASHYFREKVKLKEGVYDFLVYLKEINMPLGIGTSNTKELTKLAIEGNNINHFFDTVSTSCEVEKGKPFPYIYLKVAKDLNVEPSKCLVFEDTEAGVDAARRAGMDVIAIYDETSKEYKNELEKKSIRYIHSFTELL; encoded by the coding sequence ATGTTTAGTAAATACGATGCAGTAATATTTGATTTAGACGGAACACTAGTAGATTCAATGTGGATGTGGCTGCAAATCGATATTGATTTCTTAGCAAGCAAAGGAAAAAAAGTTCCTAAAAATCTACAAAAGAACATTGAAGGTATGAGTTTTACTGAAACTGCAAATTACTTTATTAATGAATTTAATTTAAGTGAAAGTGTAGAAGAATTAAAAATAATATGGCGAGAAATGGCTAGCCATTATTTTAGAGAAAAGGTAAAACTAAAAGAAGGAGTCTATGACTTCTTAGTATATTTAAAAGAAATAAATATGCCTCTAGGAATTGGAACAAGTAATACAAAAGAATTAACTAAACTCGCAATCGAAGGTAATAATATCAATCACTTTTTTGATACTGTTTCAACTTCATGTGAAGTTGAAAAAGGCAAACCCTTTCCATATATATACTTAAAAGTTGCTAAAGATTTAAATGTAGAGCCCTCAAAATGTCTTGTATTTGAAGATACTGAAGCTGGAGTTGATGCTGCTAGGCGCGCCGGAATGGATGTTATCGCTATTTACGACGAAACTTCAAAAGAATATAAAAATGAACTTGAAAAAAAATCTATTAGATATATTCATAGTTTTACGGAACTTTTATAG
- a CDS encoding endonuclease/exonuclease/phosphatase family protein — MFKIFKISLAIIALLATLFIIYLSYIIITDYSPKEIENATIDGKSEKIMPIDKNFSVTTYNIGYCGLDKYQDFFMDGGTMSKSSSKEKTKENLDSVLDFLKSTNSDFISIQEVDTNSTRSYHIDEKKAIENEFKDYSQTFAYNYISKWVPVPLTDPMGHVESGLLTLSKYKTSKSLRYALPGKETFPRRYFMLDRCIIENTVPLSNGKNLIFVNLHLSAFDKGGLIKAQQLEFLLKYIKAKYTDGNYVVLSGDWNHLLSRTFLDTYKGKLPDWLALLPEELFKEDFTLATDESTMTIRSTTTPYKKGTSFETVIDGFYVSNNIEVLSVKGHDLGFEHTDHNPVTAVFKFK; from the coding sequence ATGTTTAAAATTTTTAAAATTTCATTAGCTATTATTGCCCTATTAGCTACGCTATTTATAATATACTTATCATATATTATTATCACTGATTATAGTCCAAAAGAAATTGAAAACGCAACAATTGATGGTAAGAGTGAAAAAATAATGCCAATTGATAAGAATTTCTCAGTTACTACATACAATATTGGATACTGTGGTCTAGATAAATATCAAGATTTCTTTATGGATGGCGGCACAATGTCAAAATCATCTAGCAAAGAAAAAACTAAAGAAAATTTAGACTCTGTTTTAGATTTTTTAAAAAGCACAAATTCTGATTTTATTTCAATTCAAGAAGTTGATACAAATTCAACAAGAAGTTATCATATTGATGAAAAGAAAGCTATAGAAAATGAGTTTAAAGATTATTCACAGACATTCGCTTACAACTATATATCAAAATGGGTTCCAGTTCCATTAACTGATCCTATGGGGCACGTTGAATCAGGATTACTTACACTTTCAAAGTATAAAACATCTAAATCACTTAGGTATGCACTTCCTGGAAAAGAAACCTTTCCAAGAAGGTATTTTATGCTTGATAGATGTATTATAGAAAATACTGTACCTCTATCCAATGGAAAAAATTTAATCTTTGTAAACCTTCATCTATCTGCTTTTGACAAAGGTGGGCTTATAAAAGCTCAGCAATTAGAATTTCTGTTAAAATATATAAAGGCAAAATATACCGATGGAAACTATGTTGTCTTATCCGGCGACTGGAATCATTTACTTAGTAGAACATTTCTTGACACTTACAAAGGAAAACTTCCAGATTGGTTAGCACTTTTACCCGAAGAATTATTTAAAGAAGATTTCACTTTAGCCACTGATGAAAGCACAATGACAATACGTTCAACAACTACACCTTATAAAAAAGGAACTTCATTCGAAACTGTTATTGATGGATTCTACGTTTCAAACAATATCGAAGTTTTATCTGTTAAAGGTCATGATTTAGGATTTGAACATACTGATCATAATCCAGTAACTGCAGTTTTTAAATTTAAATAG
- the speD gene encoding adenosylmethionine decarboxylase has product MNDKLKLYGFNNLTKTLSFNIYDICYTKTKEDQQKYIEYIDEQYNAKRLTDILIEVTRIIGASVLNIAKQDYDPQGASVTLLISEDPLRESEIDSSCNKGILDYRDSVVAHLDKSHITVHTYPETHPSKGIATFRVDIDVSTCGEISPLKALNYLIESFDSDILNLDYRVRGFTRDFVGNKLFIDHKITSIQDYISDEVLAKYSAIDINVYQEHIFHTKMMLKNFDLDDYLFSTEKIDLEVEERNSMNKELKIEMQEIYYGKNYIE; this is encoded by the coding sequence ATGAACGACAAATTAAAGTTGTATGGCTTTAATAATTTAACTAAAACTTTAAGTTTTAATATTTACGATATTTGTTATACAAAAACAAAAGAAGATCAACAAAAATATATTGAGTATATAGATGAGCAGTATAATGCTAAAAGGCTTACAGATATACTTATTGAAGTTACACGTATTATTGGGGCAAGCGTTTTGAATATTGCTAAACAAGATTATGATCCGCAGGGTGCTAGTGTAACACTTCTTATATCTGAAGATCCGCTTCGTGAAAGTGAAATTGATTCTTCTTGTAATAAAGGTATATTAGACTATAGGGATTCGGTTGTAGCACATCTTGATAAAAGTCATATTACAGTTCATACTTACCCTGAAACCCATCCAAGTAAAGGAATAGCAACATTTAGAGTTGATATAGATGTTTCGACATGTGGTGAAATATCACCGCTAAAAGCATTAAATTATCTTATAGAATCTTTTGATTCAGATATATTAAATTTGGATTATAGAGTTCGAGGCTTTACAAGAGATTTTGTTGGAAATAAACTTTTTATTGATCATAAAATAACTTCTATTCAAGATTACATTTCGGATGAGGTTTTGGCAAAATATAGTGCGATTGATATAAACGTATACCAAGAGCATATATTTCATACAAAAATGATGCTTAAGAATTTTGATCTTGATGATTATTTGTTTTCTACAGAAAAAATTGATTTAGAAGTAGAAGAAAGAAATAGTATGAATAAAGAATTAAAAATAGAAATGCAAGAAATTTATTATGGAAAGAATTATATAGAATAA
- a CDS encoding MFS transporter: MNTKLNINKSKKSIYFAFIWHGFFLALTMSMLDLNTVFPSLISKLSNSKLLFASLYSIMLGVPLIFNIIFSHFLKKYKRKKKFLLLGIYLRAISFLGMAFFTYRFSVNNPNLTIISFYFWVFLFSISAGFAGISYADIIGKLLPSKDRTQLYASKQFFSSIAAFGGGLLVSKIFGLKNLLFPLNYSVNLFIGFIGLVIASIGFILIKEPDSEIKESTSSSFFSYLKEVPIYLKNDLHFRKFIIVENMASFSIMLLPFYIIFAKEHFNIDKSFIGKYLMFQIIGTILSNIVWGYLAKKHSSKQIVNVCIRLGGIIPLLAIILSFFGPNVYSLLFFLIGFILSGRRIGFEPYLLDIAPSNRRTEYLGIRGSLNIFVVLLPIFGSIVINLFGFYFTFILVSIVMLSASVILKKDTH; encoded by the coding sequence ATGAACACTAAATTAAATATTAACAAATCAAAAAAATCTATATATTTCGCATTTATATGGCATGGATTCTTTCTTGCTCTTACAATGTCAATGCTAGATTTAAACACTGTATTTCCATCACTTATTTCTAAGCTTTCTAATTCAAAACTATTATTTGCATCTTTGTATTCTATTATGCTTGGAGTTCCACTAATTTTTAATATAATATTCAGCCATTTTTTAAAAAAATATAAAAGGAAAAAGAAATTTCTACTACTTGGAATATATCTAAGGGCAATTTCTTTTCTTGGCATGGCTTTTTTTACTTATCGTTTCAGCGTTAATAACCCTAATTTAACTATTATCAGTTTCTATTTTTGGGTATTCCTATTTTCTATTAGCGCAGGATTTGCTGGAATTTCATATGCCGATATTATAGGAAAATTACTACCGAGCAAAGATAGAACTCAATTATACGCTTCAAAACAATTTTTTTCTAGTATTGCAGCTTTTGGAGGTGGACTATTAGTAAGTAAAATTTTCGGATTAAAAAATTTGCTATTTCCTCTCAATTATTCAGTAAATCTTTTTATTGGGTTTATAGGATTAGTTATTGCTTCAATCGGATTTATTCTAATAAAAGAACCTGATTCAGAAATAAAAGAGTCAACGAGCTCTTCGTTTTTTAGTTATTTAAAAGAAGTACCAATCTATTTAAAAAACGATTTACATTTTAGAAAATTTATAATTGTTGAAAACATGGCAAGTTTTAGTATAATGTTACTTCCTTTTTATATCATTTTTGCAAAAGAGCATTTTAACATTGATAAAAGTTTCATCGGCAAATATTTGATGTTTCAAATAATTGGAACCATTCTTTCAAATATCGTATGGGGCTATTTAGCTAAAAAACATAGCTCTAAACAGATAGTTAATGTCTGTATTAGACTTGGAGGAATAATTCCACTACTCGCCATTATACTTTCATTTTTTGGTCCAAACGTATATAGTTTATTGTTTTTTTTAATAGGATTTATTCTTAGTGGTAGAAGAATTGGATTCGAACCGTATCTACTCGATATAGCACCAAGCAATCGTAGAACTGAATATCTTGGAATAAGAGGTTCGCTTAATATTTTTGTAGTTTTACTCCCCATCTTTGGAAGTATTGTAATAAATTTATTTGGCTTCTATTTTACCTTCATTTTAGTTTCAATTGTTATGTTATCCGCCTCAGTAATATTAAAAAAAGATACTCACTAA
- a CDS encoding ABC transporter ATP-binding protein, whose translation MPDNVLLKVNNLKTHFYTDTGVVKAVDGISFDLKKGHTIGIVGESGSGKSITAMSIMRLIPVPPGRIVDGEILFKGKDFVKSTQKEMMKIRGNEVAMIFQDPMTSLNPVLKVGEQIAEAIRLHQNLDKKKAWSKSIEMLEKVGIPEAADRANRYPHEFSGGMRQRAMIAMALSCNPELLIADEPTTALDVTIQAQILDLMLDLKNEFNTAIIMITHDLGVVAEVCDEVLVMYAGRPVEKTDVNTLFESPKHPYTWGLLNSIPSIDDDKERLEPIHGLPPDLRHLPKGCSFADRCDHSKDICFEKKPELVEIAKGHFVACNLYGERD comes from the coding sequence ATGCCAGATAACGTATTATTAAAAGTGAATAATTTGAAAACGCATTTTTACACAGATACAGGAGTTGTTAAGGCTGTTGATGGAATTAGTTTTGATTTAAAAAAAGGCCACACAATTGGAATTGTTGGTGAATCCGGATCTGGTAAATCTATTACAGCGATGTCTATAATGCGTTTGATACCAGTTCCACCTGGAAGAATTGTTGATGGAGAAATACTTTTTAAGGGTAAAGATTTTGTTAAATCAACTCAGAAAGAAATGATGAAAATTAGAGGAAATGAAGTTGCAATGATTTTTCAAGACCCTATGACGTCACTTAATCCTGTTTTGAAAGTTGGAGAACAAATTGCAGAGGCTATTAGACTTCATCAAAATTTGGATAAAAAAAAGGCTTGGTCTAAATCAATTGAGATGTTAGAAAAAGTTGGAATTCCTGAAGCTGCAGATAGAGCTAATAGGTATCCACATGAATTTTCTGGGGGCATGAGACAAAGAGCAATGATTGCAATGGCTCTTTCTTGTAATCCAGAACTTCTTATTGCAGATGAACCTACTACAGCTCTTGATGTTACAATACAAGCTCAGATATTAGATTTAATGCTAGATTTAAAAAATGAATTTAATACTGCAATAATTATGATAACTCATGATCTTGGTGTTGTGGCGGAGGTTTGTGATGAAGTACTTGTGATGTATGCAGGTAGACCGGTTGAAAAAACTGATGTAAATACTTTATTTGAAAGTCCAAAGCATCCATATACATGGGGACTACTTAATTCTATTCCATCTATTGATGATGATAAAGAAAGATTAGAACCAATTCATGGTCTTCCGCCTGATTTACGTCATTTGCCAAAGGGTTGTAGTTTTGCTGATAGATGTGATCATTCAAAAGATATATGTTTTGAAAAGAAACCAGAATTAGTAGAAATAGCAAAAGGACATTTTGTAGCTTGTAATTTATATGGAGAGAGGGATTAG
- a CDS encoding ABC transporter ATP-binding protein, giving the protein MAAILEVKDLKKYFPIKKGGFFSKKIDYVKAVEDVSFTLNKGETLGVVGESGCGKSTTGRCILQLIKPTGGEVLFEGKNLVDLTKKELRNMRRDMQIIFQDPYASLNPRLTVGDTIMEPMKNFGIGTEKERIAKMEELLDTVGLSPYHAKRYPHEFSGGQRQRVGIARALSTNPKLVICDEPVSALDVSIQAQTINLLKDLQEKYNLTMVFIAHDLSVVKHISDRVAVMYLGSIVEISEYKDLYKNPTHPYTKALLSAIPVPNPKANKNRIILKGDIPSPTNPPKGCKFNTRCTYATDICRKEKPILREVSSEHKVACHNV; this is encoded by the coding sequence ATGGCGGCAATATTAGAAGTAAAGGACTTAAAAAAATATTTTCCAATAAAAAAAGGTGGATTTTTTTCAAAAAAAATAGACTATGTAAAGGCGGTAGAAGATGTATCTTTTACTTTAAATAAAGGAGAAACTTTAGGTGTTGTTGGAGAGAGTGGTTGTGGTAAATCAACTACTGGAAGATGTATTCTACAATTAATAAAACCTACTGGAGGGGAAGTATTATTCGAAGGGAAAAATTTAGTTGATTTAACAAAAAAAGAACTTCGAAATATGAGACGAGATATGCAAATAATTTTTCAAGATCCATATGCATCATTAAATCCAAGATTAACAGTAGGTGATACTATTATGGAACCTATGAAGAATTTTGGTATTGGAACTGAGAAAGAAAGAATAGCAAAAATGGAAGAACTGCTTGATACTGTAGGATTAAGTCCTTATCATGCTAAAAGATATCCACATGAATTTTCTGGTGGACAAAGACAAAGAGTTGGCATTGCAAGAGCTCTAAGTACGAATCCTAAATTAGTGATATGTGATGAACCGGTTTCAGCACTAGATGTATCGATTCAAGCGCAGACTATAAACTTATTAAAAGATTTACAAGAAAAATATAACCTTACTATGGTCTTTATTGCTCATGATTTAAGTGTAGTAAAACATATTAGTGATAGGGTAGCTGTAATGTATTTAGGCTCAATAGTTGAAATTTCAGAGTATAAAGATTTATACAAAAATCCTACTCATCCTTATACAAAAGCATTATTATCTGCTATTCCTGTGCCAAATCCTAAGGCCAATAAGAATAGAATTATACTAAAAGGGGATATACCTAGTCCAACTAATCCACCTAAAGGGTGTAAATTCAACACTAGGTGTACTTATGCCACTGATATTTGTAGAAAAGAAAAACCTATTTTGAGAGAAGTGTCAAGTGAGCACAAAGTTGCATGTCACAATGTTTAA